Proteins encoded by one window of Planktothrix tepida PCC 9214:
- a CDS encoding McrB family protein, whose product MAIDNLGKESIIEFGLQKILKIYEHIYDELYDWYYAWYEDILFDYIYFKFDLDLFRIPRNYVSNIVDIEYETSYFDFRILDWLKTNWTKLVQSRFYNFIDHCEIKIDLVVFVFVYFKKIYDFDFNSNLDIFKEVYIRLFQELDIEIYSVIELINFKLGINEIDPGKDYEDNQLLDIINNNIVDLIILQTRKISECLELVFGGKYYLDKSMEETLKIEIDHSFLENEFDDFERENTEFYEQEIKIKQILDNWEEVEIDESLLAARKLAYYFDGQIIDLLEYNDKNFFTGDKKNMQSKNLPAFSYDSVLPKYLFSSQTFEIIEQLSIKYNQGLSSFLSFTQKNNEKIEEFIEQPFNQLCCAVFNKLPRIITSRYTQPKWYQAELKQALGVDNILYIKLNQNSLSFGVDKNKQRDLLFNNLINRETSWELGNCVDLESLFSLSHHEIVISKNDLINYSTNKIINLIEEKFRNHHNLIKSDLLIKYNLHECSKETGIDEAELQRWVNNINRKGQIILQGPPGTGKTFIAKKLAEHFTRGRDGFSEIIQFHPSYSYEDFIQGIRPQTENGQLTYDLVPGRFLEFCQKAESYDDICVLIIDEINRANLSNVFGELMYLLEYRDQEINLAGSNEPFKIPENVRIIGTMNTADRSIALVDHALRRRFGFIKIAPNYNILKRYHENKEINFSIDQLIQVLQDINKMINDPNYEIGISFFMIGNIKDNLQDIWEMEIEPYLEEYFYNSLDKIEEFRWDKVKIKLDYNSIDYSPF is encoded by the coding sequence ATGGCAATTGATAATTTAGGCAAAGAATCAATTATTGAATTTGGATTGCAAAAAATTCTAAAAATATATGAACATATTTATGATGAATTATATGACTGGTATTATGCTTGGTATGAAGATATTTTATTTGATTATATTTATTTTAAATTCGATCTGGACTTGTTTAGAATCCCCAGAAACTATGTATCCAATATAGTAGATATAGAATATGAAACGAGTTATTTTGACTTTAGGATATTAGACTGGCTTAAAACAAATTGGACTAAATTGGTTCAATCAAGATTTTATAACTTTATAGATCATTGTGAAATTAAAATAGATTTAGTTGTTTTTGTATTTGTTTATTTTAAAAAGATTTATGATTTTGATTTTAATAGTAATTTAGACATATTTAAAGAAGTATATATACGTCTATTCCAAGAATTGGATATAGAGATTTATTCTGTAATAGAATTAATTAATTTTAAATTGGGAATAAATGAAATAGACCCAGGAAAAGATTACGAAGACAATCAATTATTAGATATTATTAATAATAATATTGTTGATTTAATTATTTTACAAACTAGAAAAATATCTGAATGTTTAGAATTGGTTTTTGGAGGAAAATATTATTTAGATAAATCAATGGAAGAAACACTAAAAATAGAAATTGATCATAGCTTTTTGGAAAATGAATTTGATGATTTTGAAAGAGAGAATACAGAATTTTATGAACAAGAAATAAAAATAAAACAAATTTTAGATAATTGGGAGGAAGTAGAAATTGATGAGTCATTGTTAGCGGCTAGAAAATTGGCTTACTATTTTGATGGTCAAATTATTGACTTATTAGAATATAATGATAAAAATTTTTTTACAGGAGACAAAAAAAATATGCAATCTAAAAATTTACCCGCATTCAGTTATGATTCTGTACTTCCTAAGTATTTATTTTCTAGTCAAACTTTTGAAATTATAGAGCAGTTATCTATTAAGTACAATCAAGGTTTGTCATCATTCCTTAGTTTTACTCAAAAAAACAATGAGAAAATAGAGGAATTTATTGAACAACCTTTTAATCAACTGTGTTGTGCTGTTTTTAATAAACTTCCTAGAATAATAACTTCCCGTTATACACAGCCAAAATGGTATCAAGCAGAATTAAAGCAAGCATTAGGGGTTGATAATATTTTATATATCAAGCTTAATCAAAATTCTTTATCTTTTGGTGTTGACAAAAATAAGCAGAGAGATTTACTTTTCAATAACTTAATTAATAGAGAAACTTCATGGGAGTTAGGGAATTGTGTTGATTTAGAATCTTTATTTTCCTTATCTCATCATGAAATAGTTATTAGCAAAAATGATTTAATAAATTACTCAACTAATAAAATTATTAATTTAATTGAAGAAAAATTTAGAAATCACCATAACTTGATTAAATCTGACTTATTGATTAAATATAACTTACACGAATGTTCTAAAGAAACAGGAATTGATGAAGCTGAACTTCAGAGATGGGTAAACAATATTAACCGTAAAGGACAAATTATTTTACAAGGGCCACCGGGAACCGGAAAAACCTTTATTGCAAAAAAATTAGCTGAACATTTCACTAGAGGTAGAGATGGTTTTTCAGAAATCATTCAATTTCATCCTTCCTATAGTTATGAAGACTTTATTCAAGGAATACGTCCTCAAACTGAAAACGGACAATTAACTTATGATCTCGTCCCTGGTCGGTTTTTAGAATTTTGCCAAAAAGCCGAATCTTATGATGATATTTGTGTTTTAATTATTGATGAAATTAATCGAGCAAATTTATCAAATGTGTTTGGGGAGTTAATGTATTTATTAGAATATCGAGATCAAGAAATTAATTTAGCGGGTAGTAATGAACCCTTTAAGATTCCTGAAAATGTTAGAATTATTGGGACAATGAACACAGCAGATCGTTCTATTGCGTTAGTTGATCATGCGTTGCGTCGCCGTTTTGGTTTTATTAAAATTGCTCCAAATTACAATATTTTAAAACGTTATCATGAAAACAAGGAAATCAACTTTTCAATAGATCAACTCATTCAAGTTCTTCAAGATATTAACAAAATGATTAATGATCCGAATTATGAAATTGGGATATCCTTCTTTATGATAGGGAATATTAAGGATAATCTTCAAGATATTTGGGAAATGGAAATCGAACCCTATTTAGAAGAATATTTTTATAATTCACTGGATAAAATAGAGGAATTTCGATGGGATAAGGTTAAAATAAAACTCGATTATAATTCTATTGATTATTCACCTTTCTGA
- a CDS encoding Uma2 family endonuclease yields the protein MSPVQTQLPTDTWVTATWEEYLAALDNPAYAKARGYYFNGRMRLEMSPLGNPHSRDHATIIAALYLFAALRNIDLDAHDNCTYRKRGFDDAQPDASFYMGENAEIIPWETTIIDLDQFPAPDLVIEVAYSSLADDQGEKRLLYESLGVKEYWIIDVQAVKIIAFKVENRGSYRIEQSQVLPGLEMGILEEAFRRSRQTNHGKVSAWLLSQFQG from the coding sequence ATGAGTCCTGTTCAAACCCAACTCCCAACTGATACCTGGGTAACAGCAACCTGGGAAGAATACCTCGCTGCATTGGATAATCCCGCCTATGCTAAAGCCAGAGGTTACTATTTTAATGGACGCATGAGGTTAGAAATGTCACCCCTTGGAAACCCCCATTCTCGTGATCACGCCACCATTATTGCAGCCCTTTATCTATTTGCTGCATTGCGGAATATTGATTTAGATGCTCATGATAACTGCACCTACCGTAAACGAGGGTTTGATGACGCACAACCGGATGCTTCTTTTTATATGGGTGAAAATGCAGAAATCATTCCTTGGGAAACTACAATTATTGATTTAGATCAGTTTCCTGCGCCTGATTTAGTGATAGAGGTTGCCTATTCTTCTTTAGCAGATGATCAAGGGGAAAAACGGTTACTTTATGAATCTTTAGGGGTAAAAGAATATTGGATTATTGATGTACAAGCCGTTAAAATTATTGCATTTAAGGTTGAGAATAGAGGTAGTTATAGAATTGAACAATCGCAAGTTTTACCAGGGTTAGAGATGGGAATATTAGAAGAAGCATTTCGTCGCAGTCGTCAAACGAATCATGGGAAAGTTAGTGCTTGGTTGTTATCGCAATTTCAGGGTTAA
- a CDS encoding glutathione S-transferase N-terminal domain-containing protein: MLLLQFSTSHYCRKARLALGYKGISYQVENLTPGLHTLKLKPLTGLTTVPVLLPQLEGQPQAIADSTQIFKYLEHHYPQPPLFLSDLQQQTQAALLEDWLDESIGTATRFVXNLHN, translated from the coding sequence ATGCTCCTGTTGCAGTTTAGTACATCCCATTACTGTCGGAAGGCTCGTTTAGCCTTGGGCTACAAAGGGATTTCTTATCAAGTGGAAAATCTCACCCCTGGCCTTCATACTCTCAAACTAAAACCTTTAACGGGACTGACAACGGTTCCCGTTTTATTGCCTCAATTAGAGGGTCAACCCCAGGCTATTGCAGATTCTACTCAAATTTTTAAGTATTTAGAACACCATTATCCTCAACCTCCTTTATTTCTCAGTGATCTTCAGCAACAGACCCAAGCTGCGCTATTAGAAGATTGGTTAGATGAAAGTATTGGAACGGCGACTCGATTTGTTTANAACTTGCACAACTAA